A single genomic interval of Arthrobacter methylotrophus harbors:
- the trpS gene encoding tryptophan--tRNA ligase produces the protein MAATTKTEPKKRILSGAKPTADSLHLGNYIGAVRNWVDMQSEYDAVFFIPDLHAITVDFEPEELAKRTRTVAAQYIAAGIDPEKCIFFVQSHVPEHAELAWALNCITGFGEASRMTQFKDKTQKSGADAATVGLFAYPTLMAADILLYQADLVPVGEDQRQHLELTRNLAQRFNTRFGKTFTVPEATILKSSAKIYDLQNPTSKMSKTGESPNGSIQLLEDPKIAAKRIKSAVTDDDTVIRFDRDAKPGVSNLLTIYSSLTGKTIADLEGEYQGKMYGHLKVDLADVMVDFITPLRDRTAELMGDPAELDRLLAKGAARAREVASVTLSEVYKRMGFLALAGRTGIR, from the coding sequence ATGGCAGCAACTACCAAAACCGAGCCCAAGAAGCGGATCCTCTCAGGCGCCAAGCCCACGGCGGACTCGCTGCACTTGGGAAACTACATTGGCGCCGTCCGCAACTGGGTGGACATGCAGTCCGAGTACGACGCAGTCTTTTTCATTCCGGACCTGCACGCCATCACGGTCGACTTCGAACCCGAAGAGCTGGCCAAGCGCACCCGGACAGTCGCCGCCCAATACATCGCCGCCGGTATCGATCCCGAGAAGTGCATCTTCTTCGTGCAGTCCCACGTGCCTGAGCACGCCGAGCTCGCCTGGGCGCTGAACTGCATCACAGGATTCGGCGAGGCGTCACGTATGACGCAATTCAAGGACAAAACGCAGAAATCCGGGGCGGACGCCGCCACGGTGGGCCTGTTCGCTTATCCCACGCTCATGGCCGCGGATATCCTGCTTTACCAGGCGGATTTGGTTCCTGTGGGGGAAGACCAGCGCCAGCACCTTGAACTCACCAGAAACCTGGCTCAGAGATTCAACACCCGTTTCGGTAAGACCTTCACGGTGCCCGAGGCCACTATCCTGAAGAGCAGCGCCAAGATCTACGACCTTCAGAACCCCACTTCCAAGATGTCCAAGACCGGCGAATCGCCCAACGGTTCCATCCAATTGCTGGAGGACCCGAAGATCGCAGCCAAGCGCATCAAGTCGGCCGTGACGGACGACGACACTGTGATTCGCTTTGATCGCGACGCCAAGCCTGGTGTGTCCAATCTCCTGACGATCTACTCCAGCCTGACGGGCAAGACGATTGCGGACCTCGAAGGGGAGTACCAAGGCAAGATGTACGGTCACCTGAAGGTGGACCTGGCCGACGTGATGGTTGATTTCATCACTCCGTTGCGGGACCGAACGGCCGAACTCATGGGCGATCCCGCTGAGCTTGACCGTCTCCTGGCCAAGGGGGCTGCGAGGGCCCGGGAAGTTGCTTCCGTGACCTTGAG
- a CDS encoding exodeoxyribonuclease III, with amino-acid sequence MSSALKKDFLRIATVNVNGIRAAYKKGMAEWLEPRDVDILCLQEVRAPDEVVHQLIGEGWHILHAEAEAKGRAGVAIASRQEPDATRVGIGDDYFATTGRWVEADYAVKTSGGEDTTLTVVSAYVHSGEVDTPKQVDKYRFLDVMSTRLPELAKHSEHALVVGDLNVGHTELDIKNWKGNTKRAGFLPEEREYFDRFFGDEIGWRDVHRGLAGKVDGPYTWWSQRGKAFDTDTGWRIDYHMATPGLAAAALSAVVDRAPSWDTRFSDHAPLVVDYRL; translated from the coding sequence GTGAGCTCGGCATTGAAGAAGGACTTCCTTCGCATCGCAACCGTCAACGTCAACGGCATTCGCGCCGCCTACAAGAAGGGCATGGCGGAGTGGCTTGAGCCGCGCGACGTCGACATCCTGTGTCTGCAGGAGGTCCGCGCGCCAGATGAGGTGGTCCACCAGCTCATCGGCGAAGGCTGGCACATCCTGCACGCCGAAGCCGAGGCCAAGGGGCGCGCGGGCGTAGCCATCGCCTCGCGGCAGGAGCCCGACGCTACCCGCGTGGGAATCGGCGACGACTATTTTGCCACCACCGGTCGCTGGGTCGAGGCCGACTATGCCGTGAAGACGAGCGGTGGCGAGGACACCACCCTGACCGTCGTCAGCGCCTACGTGCATTCCGGCGAAGTGGACACGCCCAAACAGGTGGACAAATACCGCTTCCTGGATGTCATGAGCACCAGGCTTCCGGAACTCGCCAAACACAGCGAGCACGCCTTGGTGGTGGGTGACCTCAACGTGGGCCACACTGAGCTCGACATCAAGAATTGGAAGGGCAACACCAAGCGTGCAGGCTTCCTTCCTGAGGAGCGGGAGTACTTCGACCGCTTCTTCGGCGACGAGATCGGATGGAGGGATGTCCACAGGGGCTTGGCAGGAAAAGTCGATGGCCCCTACACCTGGTGGTCCCAGCGCGGTAAGGCCTTTGATACTGACACGGGCTGGCGCATCGACTACCACATGGCCACTCCCGGACTCGCGGCAGCCGCTCTGTCGGCCGTCGTTGACCGGGCACCGTCATGGGACACCCGCTTCTCCGACCATGCACCGCTGGTAGTCGACTACCGGCTCTAG